One window from the genome of Paenibacillus azoreducens encodes:
- a CDS encoding carbohydrate ABC transporter permease: MKDSISGQTSLRRRGWTRREWHYFWLGLIFASPWIIGFLIFTVYPFFSSLYFSLTEYDLFNAPRWVGMDNYKAIMKDHNFYKSISNTLFMAFISVPITLFSSLLIAMLLNFKVKGINYYRTIFYLPAVIPSVASALLWTWMLNPDFGLVNIFLRWAGLPDPAWLLDPQFTKPSLILMGLWGSGAGALIFLAALQGVPQTYYEAAQVDGANWWHRFWKITVPALSPIILFQLIMGLIGAFQIFTESYILAGGKSNGGSLGGPGQSLLFYAVNLYQEAFMNLKMGYASALAWILFIIVMLITLLVLKTSKRWVYYGGE; this comes from the coding sequence ATGAAAGACTCCATCTCCGGCCAAACGTCTTTAAGGAGAAGGGGCTGGACGAGAAGGGAATGGCATTATTTTTGGCTGGGGCTCATTTTCGCTTCCCCATGGATTATCGGGTTCCTGATTTTTACCGTGTATCCTTTCTTCAGCTCCCTATACTTCAGTTTGACGGAATATGATCTGTTTAATGCCCCGAGATGGGTGGGCATGGATAATTACAAGGCGATCATGAAAGATCACAACTTTTATAAATCCATCAGCAATACGCTGTTTATGGCGTTTATATCCGTTCCCATCACGTTGTTCAGCTCTTTGCTCATTGCCATGCTGCTGAACTTCAAAGTCAAAGGCATCAATTATTATCGCACGATATTTTACCTGCCTGCGGTGATCCCGAGTGTCGCGAGCGCCCTTCTTTGGACATGGATGCTGAATCCGGACTTCGGCCTGGTCAACATTTTTCTGCGCTGGGCGGGTCTTCCCGATCCGGCTTGGCTGCTGGACCCCCAGTTTACCAAGCCTTCCCTGATTCTGATGGGACTTTGGGGCTCCGGAGCGGGTGCGCTGATTTTTCTGGCGGCTCTGCAAGGCGTTCCGCAAACCTATTATGAAGCGGCGCAGGTCGATGGGGCCAACTGGTGGCATCGGTTTTGGAAAATAACGGTTCCGGCGCTGTCGCCGATTATTTTGTTCCAGCTTATTATGGGGCTGATCGGCGCGTTTCAAATTTTTACGGAATCCTACATTCTTGCGGGAGGGAAATCGAACGGAGGCTCCCTCGGCGGTCCCGGGCAGTCATTATTATTTTACGCCGTTAATTTGTATCAGGAAGCTTTCATGAATCTGAAGATGGGGTACGCTTCGGCACTTGCCTGGATTCTGTTCATTATTGTCATGCTGATTACGCTGTTGGTTCTGAAAACATCCAAACGCTGGGTCTATTACGGGGGTGAATAA
- a CDS encoding carbohydrate ABC transporter permease translates to MSAAKLLRTRIFPHTMLILFSVFFLFPFVWLVFTSLKSPNEIFELPPRIIPASFQWSNYKAAFETVPFGHYMLNTLVICVVCIIGQLFAAPLVAYSISRIPWVGSKIIFAIVLATMILPSQVQLIPQYIIFAKLGWINTILPLTIGAFFGAPFYIFLLRQFLLGIPRELSEAAKMDGASEFRIYAQIILPTLKPALATVALFTFVGAYTDFMGPLIYLNDAAKWTLTLGLQGFQQDHGAQWEKLMAASTIMAIPMILLYFFGQKYYMQSGSAFTGFK, encoded by the coding sequence ATGAGCGCTGCAAAGCTGCTTCGCACGAGGATTTTTCCGCATACGATGTTAATCTTGTTCTCGGTATTTTTTCTGTTCCCTTTCGTTTGGCTTGTGTTCACCTCGCTCAAGTCGCCGAATGAAATATTCGAGCTGCCGCCGCGGATCATCCCGGCATCTTTTCAATGGTCGAATTACAAGGCTGCGTTTGAAACCGTGCCGTTTGGCCACTATATGCTGAACACGCTGGTGATCTGTGTGGTATGTATCATTGGACAATTGTTTGCCGCTCCGCTCGTCGCCTATTCGATCTCTCGAATCCCGTGGGTTGGGAGCAAAATTATTTTCGCGATCGTCCTGGCTACGATGATTCTGCCGTCGCAGGTGCAGTTGATTCCGCAATACATCATCTTTGCCAAGCTCGGCTGGATTAACACCATTTTACCGCTTACGATCGGGGCTTTTTTCGGAGCGCCATTCTACATTTTCTTATTGCGGCAGTTTCTCTTAGGCATTCCCAGGGAGCTGTCTGAAGCAGCGAAAATGGACGGAGCGTCCGAATTCCGGATCTACGCGCAAATTATTTTGCCGACATTGAAACCTGCGTTAGCGACCGTTGCCTTGTTTACCTTCGTGGGTGCTTATACCGACTTTATGGGGCCGCTGATTTACTTGAACGATGCCGCCAAATGGACGCTTACGCTCGGTCTGCAGGGCTTCCAGCAGGATCACGGGGCGCAGTGGGAAAAGCTGATGGCCGCGTCGACGATTATGGCGATTCCAATGATTTTGCTCTATTTCTTCGGGCAGAAGTACTATATGCAATCGGGATCGGCTTTTACGGGGTTTAAGTGA